Below is a genomic region from Pseudomonas sp. JQ170C.
TGGAGGAAAGCGATCTGCTGCTCGACCCCGGCCCCCTGAGCACGCCCTTTGCCTGCCTGAGGCCGTTGATTGCCCAGTTGCATTTCGCCCATGTCTTTCTCGGCATTGCCGAAGGCGCTTTCGAGGAAGCGCGCCACTACGTCCTGAACGAGTCGCGGCGCTGGTTCAAATCCCCGGTCGAACAGGTGCATCACGACCCCTTCGTTCTCAATCATTTCGGTGACTTCTGGGTACGCCTGCAGGGTGCGCGAGGCCTGGTCCAACAGGCCACCGCCGCGCTGGACGAAGCCTGGAGCAAAGGCTCGGCGCTCACCGCCGAGCAACGCGGACGCCTGGCGGTCACCATCGCCACCGCCAAGGTCGCCGCCAGCCGCGACGGCCTGGAGATTTGCAGCAAGGTCTTCGAGGTCACCGGTGCCCGGGCCACCCAAGCCTCGGTGGGGCTCGACCGCCACTGGCGCAACCTGCGTACCCAGAGCCTGCACGACCCGCTGGACTACAAGCTGCACGAACTCGGTGAGTGGGCCCTGAAGGGGCAACTGCCGACTCCGACCTTCTACTCATAGTGTGACCGCCATGCAATTGTTGACCCTCCCGCCCTCACCGGCCCTGGCCACCTCGATCCGCGCCACTGCGCAGGTGTTCGAGGACCCCAAGTCCCGGGCTCTGCTCGCGCACCTGCACCAGGTCGCCCCCAGCGAAGCCAGCGTGCTGATCATCGGCGAGACCGGTACCGGCAAAGAGCTGGTGGCCCGCCACATCCACAACCTCAGCGGCCGACGCGACAAACCCTTTGTCGCCGTCAACTGCGGCGCGTTCTCCGAGTCGCTGGTAGAGGCCGAACTGTTCGGCCATGAAAAAGGCGCCTTTACCGGCGCCCTGGGTGCCAAGGCCGGGTGGTTTGAAGAAGCCAACGGCGGCACGCTGTTCCTCGATGAGATTGGCGACTTGCCCATGGCCATCCAGGTCAAGTTGCTGCGCGTATTGCAGGAGCGCGAAGTGGTGCGCCTGGGGTCGCGCAAAAGCATCCCCATCGATGTACGGGTACTGGCGGCCACCAACGTCCAACTGGAAAAAGCCATCAACGCCGGGCACTTTCGCGAAGACCTCTACTACCGCCTGGACGTAGTCAGCCTGGAACTGGTGCCCCTGCGCGAACGGCCCGGCGACATCCTGCCGCTGGTGCGCCACTTCATCCAGGCCTACAGCCAGCGCCTGGGCTACGGCGCGGTGAGCCTGAGCAGCGAGGCCGAGGCCAGGCTGCGCAGCTATGGCTGGCCGGGCAACATCCGCGAGTTGGAGAACGTGATCCACCACACCCTGCTGATCTGCCGCGACGGCGTGATCCGCCAGCAGGACCTGCGCCTGTCGAACCTGCGCATCGAACGCGCCGACGACAGCAGCGACTGCGACGACTCGGCCGAAGGACTGCTTGAGCGGGCCTTCCAGAAACTCTTCGAGCAAGCGCCTGGGGCCTTGCATGAAAAAGTCGACGACGCACTATTGCGAGCGGCCTACCGCTTCAGCCACCACAACCAGGTCCACACCGCCAACCTGCTCGGGCTCAGCCGCAACATCACCCGTAGCCGCCTGATCAAAATCGGCGAACTGGCGGTAAACCGACGGCGGCCGGCCGAGACTGTTCAGGGAGAGCGCGTCCTGAACCTCTCCATCTAAACCGGGTACGACCTGAACCGCGCCCACTTCATGTAGGAGCGGGCTTGCCCCGCGAAAGGCCGTCACAGAATTCACCATCCCGCCAGCCGCACCCCATCGCGGGGCAAGCCCGCTCCCACAGGAATACACCCGGTAGGAGCGGGCTTGCCCCGCGAGAGGCCGTCACAGAATTCACCATTCCGTCAGCCACAGCGCATCGCGGGGCAAGCCCGCTCCTACTGATACACATCCCGCCCCGCCTCCGGCGCCAACCGGCGGAACACCAGCGCCGACGCCATGCACACCAACGCGCACACCCCCATCACCGTCGCGATGTCCCCCACCCCGACCTGCTGCTCGCCCTTGAAGCTCATCAGCGCCCCCAACAACGAAGCCGCGATGCCCACCGACAGGCTCATGGTCAGTTGTACCGTGGCCGCCGACAGGCTGCTGGCCCTGCTGTGCAACCGCGCCGGTACGTCGGCATAGGTCAGCCCGCCCATGGCACTGAATTGCAGCGAGCGGATCAACCCACTGCAAAACAACACCAGCACCACCAGCCAGTACGGCGTATCCAGGTCGAAGCGGGCACAGGCCAGCAGGCTCAACCCGGTCATCAGCGAGTTGAGGCTCAAGGTCCGGCGAAACCCCAGGCGCCTTACGATCCGTACCGCCAACAGCTTCACCACAAAGGCCCCCACCCCACCGGTGAAGGTCAGCAGCCCCGCCTGCAACGGACTCAAGCCAAAGCACAGCTGAAACAACAGCACCATCAGGAACGGCTGCGCCGCCGTCCCCAGGCGAAACAGGTTCCCGCCCCAAAAGGTGAGGGCAAAGCTGCGCACCCGCAGCGGCGAAAAATCCAGCAAGGGCTGCGCGCACCGCCGGGCATGGCGTAGATACAGCAACGCCGCCAGCACCCCGAGCACCAACAGCACCACCACCCAGCGGCGCGCCAGCAAGCCGTGGCCCAAGGCCTCGAAGCCGAACACCAATGCCGCCAGGGCGATGCTGCTGAGCAACAAGCCGCGCCCATCCAGCGGCCGATCGCGGGCGCCCGGGTAATCCGGGATATGCCGCAGCACCAGCCAGATGCCCAGCACCCCGATGGGCAGGTTGACCAGGAAGATCCACTGCCACGACAACAGCGTGACCATCAGGCCGCCCAGCGGCGGCCCGAGCATGGGCCCGATCAGGGGCGGGATGGTCAGGTAGGACATGTTGCGCAGCAGGTCTTCACGGGGCGACCAGCGCAGCAGGATCATCATCCCCACCGGCACCATCATCGCCCCCGCCGCCCCCTGGCACAGCCGCGCCAGGCACAGTTGCAACAGCGAGCCCGCCATTGCGCAGGCCAGCGACGACAGGGTGAACAGCACCATCGCCAGCACGAACAAGCGCCGTGGCCCGAAGCGATCCGCGGCCCAACCGCTGACCGGCACCGCCAGGGCGGCGGCCAGCATGTACAGCGACACCACCAGGTTCATCCGCACACTGGGCACACCGAACTCCACGCCCATCTGCGGCAAGGCGGTCATCACCACGGTGGCGTCGATCAGCTCCATCAAAAACGCGCAGCCGATGATCACCGGCACCCGCCGCGAGGTACCGGCTACCGGGACCAGGGGCGGCGCCTGCAGCGCGCCCAAGTCAAAACAGCCCCGAGGTCGGCGGGGGCGTGTCGGTCAAGTGCCAGGCCCCCACCGCCGCCGCTTTCCAGTGACGCGGGTTGTGGTTGGCGACGGTGCGGGCATTGCGCCAGTGACGGTCGAGGTTGTGGCTGCGCCCGGTGGTCGAGGCGCCGCCGACATCGAACAGCAACTCACCGGCCTTGAGCGCCGACTCGGCGGCAATGTACTGCGCCTGGGCGACATCGATGGCAGCCTGGTCGACCAGCGCCGGGTCAAGCCCGGCCGCCCAGGCCCGGTCGATGGAGGCCGCCGCGCGCAGCACCACCGCTTCGGCAGCAAAGGCGCGGGCGGCGATGTCGCCGACGCTCTGTTGCACATAGGGGTCGTCTACCGAGCGGCTGGCGCTGCTGTGCTTGATCGGGCGGGCATGCTCGCGGGCAAAGCGGGTGGCATCGTCCAGGGCATTGCAGGCGATACCGGCCTGCACCGTGGCCAGGAACAACTGCAAAAACGGCGTGACGATGGTGCGCTTGCCCTCCTCCACGGTGCGCGTGCGAATCTCGTCGGCATACACCCGCACATCGTTGAGCCGGGTGGTGCCACTGGCCGTCAGGCGCTGGCCCATGGCGTCGAAATCGTCCAGCAGCTCCAGGCCCTGGCGGTCACGGGGCAGTACGAACGACACCGGCTCGTCGTTCTCATCCAGGGCCACGGCACTGACCCAGTCGGCATACAGGGAACCTGTGCTGTAGTACTTGCTGCCGCTGGCCCGGTAGTGCTCGCCGTCACGCACGATGCGCGCGCTGATCGCGCCGTTGACGCCGCCCACTTCCCAGCCGGCATTGCCCAGCACCGCACCGTCCAGGTAGCGGGCGAACCAGCGCTGGCGCTCGGCCTCGGCACCCTCGGCACGGGACGCCAGCAGCCCCTCGACAAAGCCGAAGCCGGGGCGCAGCGCCTGGGCGACGTTGGAGTCCACCGAGGCAATGCGCAGCAGCAGGCCGATCACGTCGCTGACGCTGCCCCCCGGCCCGCCGTGGGCCTCGGGGATGCGGCAGGTGTAGAGCCCGGCCTCGGCAATCTGGCGCACGGCGTCATAGGGCAGCTGGCGTTCGCGCTCACGTTGCGCGGCACCGGCGCCGATCAGCGGCAGCAGGTTTTCGGTGTTGCCCTTGAGGTCCTCCAGATGACGACGTTGGGTCCGGGGTACTGCAGATAAACCAGGCATAAAGCGTCCTTGTAGAAGTCGAGTGAGTCAGATCGCCAGGCGGAGAAATTCAAAGCTGGTGCGCCTGCCGCTTTCCAGGTGCGGGATGGCATCGAGCAAGGCGCGGGTATAGGGGTGTTGCGGACGGTCGAAGACATCGCGCACCGGGCCGGTTTCCACCGCCACGCCGTCTTTCATCACCAGCACCTGGTCGCTGACATGGTTGATCACCCCCAGGTCGTGGGAGATGAACAGGCACGCCAGGCCCAGGCGCTGCTTGAGGTCGTCGAGCAGTTCGAGGATCTGCGCCTGCACCGACACATCCAGGGCCGAGACCGGCTCGTCGCACACCAGGATCTGCGGCTGCGCCGCCAGCGCCCGGGCAATGGCGATGCGCTGGCGCTGGCCACCGGACAGCTCGATCGGACGACGCTCCAGCAGGCCCGCATCAAGGCGCACCAGCTCCAGCAGCTCCAGGGCCCGGGTGTGCCAGCTGGCGCGCAGGTGGCCGGCCACTTCCAGTGCCTCGAACAGCACCCGCTGCACGGTGTAGCGGGGATCGAAGGAACTCAGAGGGTCCTGGAACACCACCTGGATGCTGCGGCGCAGCTGACGCTTCTCAGCCTCCGGCAGGCTCAGCCAGGGTCGGCCCTTGATCTGGATGTCGCCGCCATCGGGGATTTCCAGGCCGAGGATCATTCGGGTCAGGGTGGTCTTGCCCGAGCCCGACTCGCCGACGATGCCCAGGGTGCGCCCCTTGTGCAGTTGCAGCGACACCCCGTCGACCACCGTGCGCAGTTGCCCGTCCGGGCCCTTGAAGGCTTTGCTCAGGCCCTGCACCTGCAACAGCGGCGCGGTGGTTTCCACCGGCGCCTGGACCACCGCCGCCAGTGCGGGCACCTGGGGCCGGCGAAAGTGAACGGCCGCACCGGCCTTGAGCAGGTACTGGGTGTAAGGATGCTGGGGGTCCTGCAGCACCGCCTCGACGCTGCCCTGCTCGACGATCACCCCGTTGTGCATCACCGCCACCCGGTTGGCCAGGCGCGACACCACCGCCAGGTCATGGCTGACGATCAGCATCGCGGTGCTGTCGCCACGCAGCGATTCGAGCAGGTCCAGCACCTGGGCCTGCACCGTGGCATCCAGCGCCGTGGTCGGCTCGTCGGCAATCAGCAGGCGCGGGTTGCAGGCAATCGCCGAAGCGATCAGCGCCCGCTGGCGCAGACCGCCCGACAACTGCCAGGGATACTGTCGCGCCCGCAGCTCAGGCGACGGCACGCCCACCAGCTGCAGCAACTCCAGCACCCGCGCCTGGCGCTGCTCGCGGTTCAGTGCGCTGTGCAGTTGCAGGGGCTCTTCGATTTCCTTGCCCACCGGGCGCAGGGGGTCGAGCGAGCCCAGGGCGTCCTGCATGACAAAGCCGATCTGGGCGCCGCGCACCTGGCGCCAGGCGCGCTCGGAGAACTCACGCAGGTCCTGCCCGGCAAAGGCCAGGCGGCTGGCCTGGACCTGGGCATGGGCGCCGGTGAGCCCGGCCAGGGTGCGCGAGGTGACGCTCTTGCCCGAGCCGGACTCGCCCACCAGCGCCAGGCACTCACCGGCCTGCAGGCTGAAACTGATGCCCTTGAGCACGGGCGCGCCTTGCGCGAAACGCACCTGCAAGTCGCGCACATCGATCAAGGGTTGCAGCGGTTGGATGCGGGCGTTCATAGGCGTTTACCTTCATTGCGGCGCAGCAGTTCGCGGCCGATGGCGGTGATCGAAACCACGGTGAGGGTGATCGCCAGGGCCGGCCAGGTCACCAGCCACCAGGCGTTGGCCAGGTAATTGCGGCCGATGGCGAGCATGCCGCCCCACTCGGGTTCGGGCGGCGGCGCGCCAAAGCCGAGGAAGCTCAAGGCGGCACCGGCAACGATGGTGCTGCCGATGCCGATGGTGGCCAGGATCAGGATCGGCTTGATGGCGTTGGGCAGCACATGCCGCCCGATCACCTGGCGACGTGCCAGGCCCAGGGTGGTGGCCGCCTCGACGTAGCCGGCACCCCGTACCACCAGGGTTTGCGCGCGCACCAGGCGGGCATAGCGCGGCACGCTGGCGATGCCCACGGCGATGATGGTGTTGACTGCGCCCTGGCCGAAAAAGGTGATGATCACCAGCGCCAGCAGCAGGTCGGGAAACGCCAGCAGCACGTCCACCAGGCGCATCACGGCGCCATCCACCCAGCGCGGTCCCAGCCCCGCCGCCAAGCCCAGCACGGTCCCCAGCAACAGGCCCAGGGCGGTGGCGCTCAAACCCAGCACCAGCGAGGGGCGCACCGCATACACCAGCCGCGCAAGAATGTCGCGGCCGTTCTCGTCGGTACCCAGCCAATGCAGGCTGCCCGGTGGCTGGAATGCCTGACGTGCGCTGGCCTCCAGCGGGTCGGCCGACACCAGCCAGCCAGGCGCCAGCGCCGCCACCACCAGCAACGCGACGAACAGCGCAGCCAGCACCAGGCCCGGCCGCACGGCCAGTTGTTGCAGCTGCCGACGCCGGGCGCCGAAGCGCGCCTGGGCCTGGATCAGGCCGGCGCTGGGCAACACGGCCGCAGTTGAATTGATCGGCGCCATCGGGCACCTCCACAGACATTGGGTTGGGGTTCAAGGCGCCGGGTTGGGGACCTGGCGATGGATCTGCTCGATGCGCGCCAGGGTTTCCGGGTCGAGCTTCACGTCCAGCGCGCCCAGGTTGTCGGCCAGTTGCGCCAGGCTGGTCTGCCCGGTCAGGGCGCTGCTGACGAAGGGCTGGTTGATGACAAAGGCCAGGGCCAACTGCGCCGGGCTCAGACCGCGTTCGGCGGCCAGGTCCACATAGGCTGCGATGGCCTGGTGGGCGCCGGGGCTGTCGTAGCGATTGAAGGTGCGGTACACCGACGACAGCCGCGAGCCCTCGGGCAAGGCGCCGTTGAGGTACTTGCCGGTCAGGGCACCGAAGGCCAGCGGCGAATAGGCCAGCAGGCCGAGGTGCTCACGCTGGCTGAACTCCGAGAGGCCGCCCTCGTACAGGCGATTGAGCAGGCTGTAGGGGTTCTGGATGCTGACGATGCGCGGCAGGTTCTGCTCGCGGGCCTGACGCAGGAACTCGGCCACGCCCCAGGGCGTTTCGTTGGACACGCCGATATGGCGGATCTTGCCCGCCTTCACCTGCTCGGCCAGCACCTGCAGGGTTTCGCCGATGCTCACGGTCTGGGCGTCGTCGGCCCCATAGGGGTATTCACGCTGGCCAAAAATATTGGTGGTGCGGTCCGGCCAGTGCAGTTGGTAGAGGTCCAGGTAGTCGGTTTGCAGGCGCTTGAGGCTGCCGTCCAGTGCCGCGACGATATTGGCGCGGTCGTGGCGGGTGCGTCCGTCGCGGATATGCGCGCCCGCACCCGGTTGGCGCGCCGGGCCGATGATCTTGCTGGCCAGTACCACCTCACTGCGCCGCCCGGTCCTGGCCAGCCAGCTGCCGATGAAACGCTCGGTGCTGCCCCAGGTTTCGGCGTGGGTGGGCGTGGGGTACATCTCGGCGGTGTCGATCAGGTTGATGCCGGCGTCCAGGGCCGCATCGAGTTGCTGGTGGGCGTCGCTTTCGCTGTTCTGGTGGCCCCAGGTCATGGTGCCAAGGCCGAGGAGGCTGACCTGGATATCGCTGTTGCCCAGTGTGCGTTTGATCATGATGAGTCCGTGTGCGATAGGGGAAGTCAGACAGCCGCGGCTGCCCGTTGGTATTGGCTGGCCGGGTACGGCAGGCCCAGGTGGTCACGCAGGGTGCTGCCCTGGTAGTCGTGGCGGAACACACCGCGCTTTTGCAGCAGCGGCACCACCTCATCGACGAACACCTCGACACCGGAAGGGAACATGTCGGGCATGATGTTGAAGCCGTCGGCGGCGCCGGCACGGAACCAGTGTTCCAGGGTGTCAGCGACCTGCTCCGGGGTGCCGACTATCAGCCGGTGGCCCACCAGAATCCGTCGCGACAGCTCACGAATGGTCAGGTTCTCCCGGCGCGCCAGGTTCAACTGGGCTTCGAGAAAACCATGGGAGCCGCGCTCGAAGGCATTGACCGGGCCGATACGCTCCCAGGGCAACG
It encodes:
- a CDS encoding sigma-54 interaction domain-containing protein — its product is MQLLTLPPSPALATSIRATAQVFEDPKSRALLAHLHQVAPSEASVLIIGETGTGKELVARHIHNLSGRRDKPFVAVNCGAFSESLVEAELFGHEKGAFTGALGAKAGWFEEANGGTLFLDEIGDLPMAIQVKLLRVLQEREVVRLGSRKSIPIDVRVLAATNVQLEKAINAGHFREDLYYRLDVVSLELVPLRERPGDILPLVRHFIQAYSQRLGYGAVSLSSEAEARLRSYGWPGNIRELENVIHHTLLICRDGVIRQQDLRLSNLRIERADDSSDCDDSAEGLLERAFQKLFEQAPGALHEKVDDALLRAAYRFSHHNQVHTANLLGLSRNITRSRLIKIGELAVNRRRPAETVQGERVLNLSI
- a CDS encoding MFS transporter, with the protein product MGALQAPPLVPVAGTSRRVPVIIGCAFLMELIDATVVMTALPQMGVEFGVPSVRMNLVVSLYMLAAALAVPVSGWAADRFGPRRLFVLAMVLFTLSSLACAMAGSLLQLCLARLCQGAAGAMMVPVGMMILLRWSPREDLLRNMSYLTIPPLIGPMLGPPLGGLMVTLLSWQWIFLVNLPIGVLGIWLVLRHIPDYPGARDRPLDGRGLLLSSIALAALVFGFEALGHGLLARRWVVVLLVLGVLAALLYLRHARRCAQPLLDFSPLRVRSFALTFWGGNLFRLGTAAQPFLMVLLFQLCFGLSPLQAGLLTFTGGVGAFVVKLLAVRIVRRLGFRRTLSLNSLMTGLSLLACARFDLDTPYWLVVLVLFCSGLIRSLQFSAMGGLTYADVPARLHSRASSLSAATVQLTMSLSVGIAASLLGALMSFKGEQQVGVGDIATVMGVCALVCMASALVFRRLAPEAGRDVYQ
- a CDS encoding acyl-CoA dehydrogenase family protein, with the translated sequence MPGLSAVPRTQRRHLEDLKGNTENLLPLIGAGAAQRERERQLPYDAVRQIAEAGLYTCRIPEAHGGPGGSVSDVIGLLLRIASVDSNVAQALRPGFGFVEGLLASRAEGAEAERQRWFARYLDGAVLGNAGWEVGGVNGAISARIVRDGEHYRASGSKYYSTGSLYADWVSAVALDENDEPVSFVLPRDRQGLELLDDFDAMGQRLTASGTTRLNDVRVYADEIRTRTVEEGKRTIVTPFLQLFLATVQAGIACNALDDATRFAREHARPIKHSSASRSVDDPYVQQSVGDIAARAFAAEAVVLRAAASIDRAWAAGLDPALVDQAAIDVAQAQYIAAESALKAGELLFDVGGASTTGRSHNLDRHWRNARTVANHNPRHWKAAAVGAWHLTDTPPPTSGLF
- a CDS encoding dipeptide ABC transporter ATP-binding protein, with amino-acid sequence MNARIQPLQPLIDVRDLQVRFAQGAPVLKGISFSLQAGECLALVGESGSGKSVTSRTLAGLTGAHAQVQASRLAFAGQDLREFSERAWRQVRGAQIGFVMQDALGSLDPLRPVGKEIEEPLQLHSALNREQRQARVLELLQLVGVPSPELRARQYPWQLSGGLRQRALIASAIACNPRLLIADEPTTALDATVQAQVLDLLESLRGDSTAMLIVSHDLAVVSRLANRVAVMHNGVIVEQGSVEAVLQDPQHPYTQYLLKAGAAVHFRRPQVPALAAVVQAPVETTAPLLQVQGLSKAFKGPDGQLRTVVDGVSLQLHKGRTLGIVGESGSGKTTLTRMILGLEIPDGGDIQIKGRPWLSLPEAEKRQLRRSIQVVFQDPLSSFDPRYTVQRVLFEALEVAGHLRASWHTRALELLELVRLDAGLLERRPIELSGGQRQRIAIARALAAQPQILVCDEPVSALDVSVQAQILELLDDLKQRLGLACLFISHDLGVINHVSDQVLVMKDGVAVETGPVRDVFDRPQHPYTRALLDAIPHLESGRRTSFEFLRLAI
- a CDS encoding ABC transporter permease; this translates as MAPINSTAAVLPSAGLIQAQARFGARRRQLQQLAVRPGLVLAALFVALLVVAALAPGWLVSADPLEASARQAFQPPGSLHWLGTDENGRDILARLVYAVRPSLVLGLSATALGLLLGTVLGLAAGLGPRWVDGAVMRLVDVLLAFPDLLLALVIITFFGQGAVNTIIAVGIASVPRYARLVRAQTLVVRGAGYVEAATTLGLARRQVIGRHVLPNAIKPILILATIGIGSTIVAGAALSFLGFGAPPPEPEWGGMLAIGRNYLANAWWLVTWPALAITLTVVSITAIGRELLRRNEGKRL
- a CDS encoding NADP(H)-dependent aldo-keto reductase, which produces MIKRTLGNSDIQVSLLGLGTMTWGHQNSESDAHQQLDAALDAGINLIDTAEMYPTPTHAETWGSTERFIGSWLARTGRRSEVVLASKIIGPARQPGAGAHIRDGRTRHDRANIVAALDGSLKRLQTDYLDLYQLHWPDRTTNIFGQREYPYGADDAQTVSIGETLQVLAEQVKAGKIRHIGVSNETPWGVAEFLRQAREQNLPRIVSIQNPYSLLNRLYEGGLSEFSQREHLGLLAYSPLAFGALTGKYLNGALPEGSRLSSVYRTFNRYDSPGAHQAIAAYVDLAAERGLSPAQLALAFVINQPFVSSALTGQTSLAQLADNLGALDVKLDPETLARIEQIHRQVPNPAP